TCATGTGAATTTTAATCGACTTACTGAAATATTTATCATATTTATAAGCTGAACGGTACTTCGAGTTGGAGCATTGGTTTCGACACTTTTGAGTTTTGGCGTCTTTCGTCGAATACGAACATTTAGCTTGCCCGTCAGTGCCATTTGAACTTGAACATGGTGCAAACGAGTATGGCATGCAACCCTGTAACGTATTTACCAAGCGTTATTCTCAAAATCGATGGTCTAATTTGTAAAATAAGATCGAACCCCAGTTCCATTCATTAAATTCCGAAGCAAAATTCATTCACCTCTTTAGAACCGTATTCTCCTCCGGTCACTATTCCTTCATCTTTCAGAAAAAACATCGCTTCGACGACATCGCCTCCTTCACACCCGTTGCCATTCTTAGATTTACAATCGCTACAGCATCTCATCATATCTTCAGCTGATAAAGGCTGCTTATACTTTCCCCTTGAAGCGATACAAAACCGATCCGAGAGCACCGACGCCGAAGACACAGCCTGCCAACAAAAAACACCAGATTAATATCAATTCTTACGAACATCGTGCTCAatcaatcaattaaaaaaacataCCCAGCAACTTCCACATCCTGCCTGATCCCTGATCAGCGATATTAAACGTCTACAAGCCGGTCTACCTCTGCGCATATCATAATTTAGAGGAATACGCGATTGGCGCGACTGACTCGATTTAAACATCGAGGAAAATCCACTCACGAACGACTTCTTTAATTTGTGGAGTTTCTTCGAGACTAGTTTAATTCCCAGCTTGTTTTTCCATTCCTTGAGGTGAAATGCAGTCATCGTTGGACTATAATCAGCCtgaaatcatcaccaaaaaaaaa
This region of Planococcus citri chromosome 5, ihPlaCitr1.1, whole genome shotgun sequence genomic DNA includes:
- the LOC135847195 gene encoding cathepsin B-like cysteine proteinase 4; protein product: MACNLFLVSLFVSISIFIYNVAAFDDSKIENEIKYINSVQSSWKADYSPTMTAFHLKEWKNKLGIKLVSKKLHKLKKSFVSGFSSMFKSSQSRQSRIPLNYDMRRGRPACRRLISLIRDQAGCGSCWAVSSASVLSDRFCIASRGKYKQPLSAEDMMRCCSDCKSKNGNGCEGGDVVEAMFFLKDEGIVTGGEYGSKEGCMPYSFAPCSSSNGTDGQAKCSYSTKDAKTQKCRNQCSNSKYRSAYKYDKYFIDDAYLMPDKESVVKTELMKNGSCIATMKVYEDFIHYKSGIYQHVTGEFLGDHGVRLIGWGTQNGTDFWLVANSWGTSWGEKGTFRIHRTKSKCEFGKYIICPVPY